In Legionella israelensis, the genomic window AATAAAATAACTAATGACAGATTTCCTATATAAAAACCAAACATAAAATAAGGATAAGGCTGCTTAGCCAATTTATTTTTATAGATAAGGAATAAAATAATGGTAGCTAATAATGACGATAGATAGATATGGGTACCGTTAAAACTAGAGGTCAGGGGATTTCCCATGAGTGTATCAAATGAAAACTGACGACCAAAGACAAAAAGAAACAACAGGCTCCCCAAGAGCCAGTGTATTGAAAGAAATAAAAAAAACCGTTTTAAATCATTCATTTTTTCACTTGTTTTTGTTCATTTTTATATTCTAACCTCAATTCGGCGTAAACTCACGGAGTATGTAGCCTCTTGCTTGCAACCAGGAATCACTCAATCACATTCCTCATAACAACCTTGTTCTGAATGGTCATAAAATTGATATGTGTTGAATTCCTGGTTGCAAGCAAGAGGGCTACATGTGATGGATAATACGGAAACATCATTAAAGGCGGTGGTTTGAGAGATAAAAACAGGTGTATAATTTATAGTATGTTCAATGTCTGCATTTTTTTATGATGAACCGAAAAGAACGTATTTATGAATGTCTGCAAAAAGAATTGCATCCAGAAACTCTCGAAGTAAAGGATGAATCCTCTCATCACCATGTGCCAGAAGGCGCTGAAACCCATTATAAAATCACCATGGTTTCGGAACAATTCAGGCAAAAAACACGTCTTCAAAGACATCGTCAAATTAATCAACTTTTAAGTGAAGAATTTGAAAGAGGAATGCATGCCTTAAGCCTATGCCTCTATACGCCGGAAGAATGGCAAAAAATCTCTGGCACGGTTTCTGAATCACCGGCCTGTCGTGGAGGATATCAGAGTGGCTGAGGTTAAATATTGGCAGGTGCTTCACCGTTTGCCTGCGAAACCTCGTGGCTTTCATCTGATCACCCATGACGTCATACAAGCTTTAAAATCAATGCCTGCCATCGAGACAGGCATTATCCATTTATTTATTCAGCACACTTCCGCCTCCTTATGTATCAATGAAAACACCTGTGAAGACGTACGATTTGATCTGGAGGCTTATTTTAATCGCTCTGTTCCGGAAGATAACCGCCTTTATCGGCATATCCTGGAAGGTGAGGATGACATGCCTGCCCATATAAAAAACGTGCTCCTTGGTGCATCGCTGAATATTCCTCTTATTCAGGGAAAACCTGGACTTGGGCAATGGCAGGGCATTTATCTTTGCGAGCACCGTAATGAGGCGCCTTCACGAAATATAGTTATTACCGTTCATGGAGTATGAGTGCTAAAGCACTCAACGATTTAGGCTCTGTGTACTTAAATTTGGGTGATTTGCAGCCGGTAAAAGATAAGTGCACAGAGCCTAGTATCTTCCTCTTAAAAAATGCATCGAACTCCGGCGAAAACCGGTATCTACTTGTTCTTTAACAGATAATGGATGCCGACTTTCGTCGGCAATTCGAAAACTTCACAAAGTCTGTAACGATTATACTGAGTATCACTGTCTTTACAGGAAGGCTTGCGTCGAACTACCGGCGAAAGCCGGTATCCACTCTTTAATGAATAATGGATGCCGACTTTCCTCGGCCATCCGGATCCTTAATCTCCGTGAAAAATATCTGAAATGACTGTAAAATTATAATCCTGCTGCTTTTCCTGCTTACCTATTTCACGTTATAATGGCCATATTTTTTTCATTTAGCTAAATCAATGAAGCCTTTGTCGACTGAAAAAATCTCTGTTCTTGCGCTGACCTTACTTATTACCGGCGCCATTGACAGTATCAGAAACCTTCCTGCCACAGCGCTTTTCGGTTCTACACTTATTTTCTTTTTCATTTTTTCAGCCCTTGTTTTTTTAATCCCTGTGGCCTTAGTAGCCGCAGAATTATCTTCCACCTGGCATGAAGAAGAAGGCGGCATTTATAGTTGGGTTCGAAGTGCCTTTGGAGCCAACTGGGCTTTTT contains:
- a CDS encoding BolA family protein; the encoded protein is MMNRKERIYECLQKELHPETLEVKDESSHHHVPEGAETHYKITMVSEQFRQKTRLQRHRQINQLLSEEFERGMHALSLCLYTPEEWQKISGTVSESPACRGGYQSG
- a CDS encoding secondary thiamine-phosphate synthase enzyme YjbQ encodes the protein MAEVKYWQVLHRLPAKPRGFHLITHDVIQALKSMPAIETGIIHLFIQHTSASLCINENTCEDVRFDLEAYFNRSVPEDNRLYRHILEGEDDMPAHIKNVLLGASLNIPLIQGKPGLGQWQGIYLCEHRNEAPSRNIVITVHGV